The following proteins are encoded in a genomic region of Phragmites australis chromosome 9, lpPhrAust1.1, whole genome shotgun sequence:
- the LOC133928879 gene encoding uncharacterized protein LOC133928879 isoform X1 translates to MLAAAGTASGLGFAPFSLLPSRPLRPNPSRGLLLAATASFPRSRRCGCGAVVRCAKRTGKRRYPSEKKLLERRHKELLRQAAPEEGSEGRESGYWRLSKLAVPARDDPGKDFAGVSLPLLQAIAKAIKFPVASMLPEEAFSVIRKSFDARKVLKEPQFVYTVDIDVKKLLDMEPRTWDFIARLEPKLGAIEYMPDEKLAADLISILNVNKKGSDDELGVSDIINNGSSCPSRKKPRVAVIGSGPSGLFASLVLGELGAEVTLLERGQPVEQRGRAIGALAVRRILQSESNFCFGEGGAGTWSDGKLVTRIGRNTDGVQAVMKTLVHFGAPSNILVDGKPHLGTDKLVPLLRNFRHHLRELGVTIRFNARVDDLIVEDGQVKGIVVSESGLQPGAVKEKLSFDAVVLAVGHSARDTYSMLQQHNVDISPKSFAVGLRIEHPQELINSIQYSELAAEVQKGRGRIPVADYKIVKSVGEGDAENDLDATEQSRSCYSFCMCPGGQKFEICLQVVLTSTNPSELCINGMSFSRRASKWANSALVVTVSSHDFKSFQSHGPLAGVEFQREFERRAAMMGGGNFVVPAQCVTDFISNRLSVTTLPLSSYRLGVRPSKLHELFPPYITEALQQSIIMIDKEMPGFVSKEALLHGVETRTSSPLQISRHGETYESTSLRGLYPIGEGAGYAGGILSAAVDGMYCGFALAKQLSLFRGDMESSLGKAQKQTGFVKY, encoded by the exons ATGCTGGCTGCCGCCGGCACCGCCTCGGGTCTCGGGTTCGCACCCTTCTCCCTACTTCCTTCCCGCCCCCTgcgcccaaaccctagccgcggcctcctcctcgcaGCGACCGCCTCCTTCCCGCGGTCGCGCCGGTGCGGGTGCGGCGCCGTGGTGCGCTGCGCGAAGCGCACGGGGAAGCGGCGGTACCCGTCGGAGAAGAAGCTGCTGGAGCGGCGCCACAAGGAGCTGCTCCGCCAGGCCGCCCCCGAGGAGGGCAGCGAGGGGCGGGAGTCCGGGTACTGGCGGCTCTCCAAACTCGCCGTTCCCGCCCGCGACGACCCAGGCAAGGACTTCGCCGGCGTCTCCCTGCCGCTCCTCCAGGCCATCGCCAAAGCCATCAAGTTCCCG GTTGCTTCTATGCTGCCTGAAGAGGCCTTCTCTGTTATCCGCAAGTCATTTGATGCACGAAAG GTTTTGAAAGAACCTCAGTTTGTTTATACTGTTGATATAGATGTTAAGAAGCTTCTGGATATGGAGCCGAGGACATGGGATTTTATTGCTAGGTTGGAGCCCAAACTTGGAGCTATAGAATACATGCCTGACGAGAAGTTAGCAGCTGATCTGATTAGCATTCTCAATGTTAACAAGAAAGGTTCTGATGATGAACTGGGAGTCAGCGATATTATTAATAATGGTTCGTCCTGTCCTTCACGAAAGAAACCAAGGGTGGCAGTTATAGGAAGCGGACCATCTGGCTTGTTTGCTTCCCTTGTGCTAGGCGAACTTGGTGCAGAAGTTACCTTATTGGAGCGTGGTCAGCCTGTTGAACAAAGAGGGCGTGCCATTGGTGCACTAGCAGTAAGACGAATCCTCCAATCAGAGAGCAACTTTTGCTTCGGCGAG GGTGGTGCAGGTACGTGGAGTGATGGGAAGCTTGTGACCCGGATAGGAAGAAACACTGATGGTGTTCAGGCT GTTATGAAAACATTAGTTCACTTTGGAGCCCCTTCAAACATTTTAGTTGATGGGAAACCTCACTTGGGTACCGATAAACTTGTTCCCCTGCTGCGCAATTTCAGGCACCACTTAAGAGAATTGGGT GTTACCATAAGATTTAATGCTAGAGTAGATGACCTTATAGTTGAAGATGGGCAGGTGAAAGGAATTGTGGTTTCTGAGTCAGGACTACAGCCAGGTGCTGTCAAGGAGAAACTATCATTTGATGCAGTTGTATTGGCAGTTGGTCACTCAGCTCGTGACACATATAGTATGCTTCAACAGCATAATGTAGATATAAGCCCAAAAAGTTTTGCT GTTGGATTAAGAATTGAGCATCCCCAAGAATTGATAAACAGTATCCAA TACTCTGAATTGGCTGCTGAAGTACAGAAAGGACGTGGGCGGATACCTGTAGCAGATTACAAGATAGTGAAGTCTGTTGGTGAAGGAGATGCAGAGAATGATCTAGACGCAACCGAACAAAGTCGCAGTTGTTACTCGTTTTGCATGTGTCCTGGTGGACAG AAGTTTGAGATATGCCTGCAGGTAGTTCTAACTAGCACAAATCCATCAGAATTGTGCATCAATGGCATGTCATTCTCACGGCGTGCATCGAAGTGGGCAAACTCGGCTCTTGTGGTTACTGTATCATCTCATGATTTCAAATCATTTCAGTCCCATGGTCCTCTTGCAGGTGTTGAATTCCAG AGAGAATTTGAAAGAAGAGCAGCTATGATGGGTGGAGGGAATTTTGTTGTCCCTGCACAGTGTGTGACAGATTTTATCAGCAACAGATTGTCAG TTACAACTCTCCCACTATCAAGCTACAGGTTAGGAGTTCGGCCATCCAAACTCCATGAGCTATTCCCTCCTTACATAACTGAAGCTTTACAACAATCAATAATAATGATTGACAAAGAG ATGCCGGGATTTGTTTCTAAGGAGGCCCTACTTCATGGTGTTGAG ACTAGAACAAGCTCGCCCTTGCAAATTTCACGACATGGAGAGACATACGAAAGCACATCATTGCGAGGATTATATCCAATTGGGGAAGGTGCTGGCTATGCTGGGGGCATCTTAAGTGCTGCTGTGGATGGTATGTATTGTGGTTTTGCTTTAGCCAAACAGCTCTCTCTATTCCGTGGTGATATGGAGTCATCTCTCGGCAAAGCGCAAAAACAAACAGGTTTTGTAAAATATTGA
- the LOC133928088 gene encoding uncharacterized protein LOC133928088, whose protein sequence is MVLVTRFGKPDYFVTMTCSPHWEEITSQLFPGQTPQDRPELVARVYRAKLRDLHDFLIKKSHLGEVTSYAHVTEFQKRGLPHEHFLLIMAPNSKLSSPDDYNKVISGEIPDPIKYPVLHALVIKHMLHGSYGALNKNCPCMIDGHCRFRYPRQFCSATQQGKDSYPIYRRREDGRRVATRGAVLDNRWVVPYNPTLVMRYNCHINVEVCSSIKAVKYLYKYVYKGHDRASFSVDPQDQNGTIINEIRQYRDARFITPPEAVYRIFGFPLYAVSPSVLQLQLHLPNMQLVSYRATDNLNDVVNREKSKRSMLTEYFKMNLVDSKARKLLYKEFPEHFRWIKSDKRWQARVKRPQVGRIVYANPAEGERYYLHVLLNHVRGATSYENLRTVHGKTCSTFRDACEMIGLVETDRSLDECLAESTTFHMPCALRRLFTTIIVFCEATNIRGLWENHFEAMSQDYRCTHNDAAMVEQLVLRDIRNVVHSMGKDVRNYGLPEVDDSGDVLA, encoded by the coding sequence ATGGTTTTAGTGACCCGGTTTGGTAAGCCTGATTACTTTGTCACAATGACCTGTAGTCCACATTGGGAGGAGATAACAAGTCAACTATTTCCGGGACAGACACCACAAGATAGACCAGAATTGGTTGCGAGAGTATACCGGGCTAAGCTGCGTGATTTACACGATTTTTTGATCAAGAAGAGTCACTTGGGTGAGGTCACATCATATGCACATGTTACAGAGTTTCAGAAGAGGGGTTTGCCACATGAGCACTTCTTATTGATTATGGCCCCTAACAGTAAGTTAAGCAGTCCTGATGATTACAACAAGGTTATTTCAGGAGAGATTCCTGATCCTATCAAATACCCTGTATTGCATGCTCTGGTTATCAAGCACATGCTACATGGATCATATGGTGCTCTCAACAAAAATTGCCCCTGCATGATAGACGGACATTGCCGTTTTCGTTATCCTCGACAATTCTGTTCGGCTACACAGCAAGGAAAAGACTCTTATCCTATATATAGGAGAAGGGAAGATGGCCGTCGAGTGGCGACCAGGGGTGCTGTATTGGATAATAGATGGGTGGTTCCGTACAACCCCACACTGGTTATGCGGTATAACTGCCATATTAATGTCGAAGTTTGCTCAAGCATCAAGGCAGTTAAGTACCTATACAAATATGTCTATAAAGGTCATGACCGTGCATCCTTCTCAGTCGATCCACAAGATCAAAATGGTACAATAATCAATGAGATTCGACAATACAGGGATGCAAGGTTCATAACTCCCCCCGAGGCCGTGTATCGGATATTTGGTTTCCCTTTGTATGCCGTATCTCCTTCTGTTTTGCAACTTCAACTAcatctgccaaacatgcaactTGTGTCATATAGAGCTACTGATAACCTGAATGATGTGGTGAACCGGGAGAAATCTAAGAGGTCGATGCTTACTGAGTATTTCAAGATGAACCTGGTGGATAGCAAGGCACGTAAATTGTTATACAAAGAGTTCCCGGAGCACTTCCGGTGGATCAAGTCCGATAAGCGCTGGCAAGCAAGGGTAAAGAGGCCGCAGGTTGGGAGAATTGTGTATGCAAACCCTGCTGAAGGGGAGAGGTACTATTTACATGTGCTCCTCAACCATGTGAGAGGCGCAACTTCATATGAGAACCTTCGTACTGTACATGGGAAAACCTGTTCCACCTTCAGAGATGCGTGCGAGATGATAGGGCTCGTAGAGACTGATAGATCCCTCGATGAATGCTTGGCTGAGTCTACTACATTCCACATGCCTTGTGCACTGAGAAGGTTGTTTACGACAATTATTGTATTCTGCGAGGCGACAAATATCCGTGGCTTATGGGAAAATCATTTTGAAGCAATGTCCCAAGATTATCGTTGTACACACAATGATGCAGCAATGGTTGAGCAACTGGTGCTTAGGGATATTAGAAACGTGGTTCATTCAATGGGAAAGGATGTAAGGAATTATGGTCTTCCGGAGGTTGACGACTCAGGTGATGTCCTTGCGTAG
- the LOC133928879 gene encoding uncharacterized protein LOC133928879 isoform X4: MELRRKHLVLKEPQFVYTVDIDVKKLLDMEPRTWDFIARLEPKLGAIEYMPDEKLAADLISILNVNKKGSDDELGVSDIINNGSSCPSRKKPRVAVIGSGPSGLFASLVLGELGAEVTLLERGQPVEQRGRAIGALAVRRILQSESNFCFGEQGGAGTWSDGKLVTRIGRNTDGVQAVMKTLVHFGAPSNILVDGKPHLGTDKLVPLLRNFRHHLRELGVTIRFNARVDDLIVEDGQVKGIVVSESGLQPGAVKEKLSFDAVVLAVGHSARDTYSMLQQHNVDISPKSFAVGLRIEHPQELINSIQYSELAAEVQKGRGRIPVADYKIVKSVGEGDAENDLDATEQSRSCYSFCMCPGGQKFEICLQVVLTSTNPSELCINGMSFSRRASKWANSALVVTVSSHDFKSFQSHGPLAGVEFQREFERRAAMMGGGNFVVPAQCVTDFISNRLSVTTLPLSSYRLGVRPSKLHELFPPYITEALQQSIIMIDKEMPGFVSKEALLHGVETRTSSPLQISRHGETYESTSLRGLYPIGEGAGYAGGILSAAVDGMYCGFALAKQLSLFRGDMESSLGKAQKQTGFVKY, encoded by the exons ATGGAATTAAGAAGAAAGCATTTA GTTTTGAAAGAACCTCAGTTTGTTTATACTGTTGATATAGATGTTAAGAAGCTTCTGGATATGGAGCCGAGGACATGGGATTTTATTGCTAGGTTGGAGCCCAAACTTGGAGCTATAGAATACATGCCTGACGAGAAGTTAGCAGCTGATCTGATTAGCATTCTCAATGTTAACAAGAAAGGTTCTGATGATGAACTGGGAGTCAGCGATATTATTAATAATGGTTCGTCCTGTCCTTCACGAAAGAAACCAAGGGTGGCAGTTATAGGAAGCGGACCATCTGGCTTGTTTGCTTCCCTTGTGCTAGGCGAACTTGGTGCAGAAGTTACCTTATTGGAGCGTGGTCAGCCTGTTGAACAAAGAGGGCGTGCCATTGGTGCACTAGCAGTAAGACGAATCCTCCAATCAGAGAGCAACTTTTGCTTCGGCGAG CAGGGTGGTGCAGGTACGTGGAGTGATGGGAAGCTTGTGACCCGGATAGGAAGAAACACTGATGGTGTTCAGGCT GTTATGAAAACATTAGTTCACTTTGGAGCCCCTTCAAACATTTTAGTTGATGGGAAACCTCACTTGGGTACCGATAAACTTGTTCCCCTGCTGCGCAATTTCAGGCACCACTTAAGAGAATTGGGT GTTACCATAAGATTTAATGCTAGAGTAGATGACCTTATAGTTGAAGATGGGCAGGTGAAAGGAATTGTGGTTTCTGAGTCAGGACTACAGCCAGGTGCTGTCAAGGAGAAACTATCATTTGATGCAGTTGTATTGGCAGTTGGTCACTCAGCTCGTGACACATATAGTATGCTTCAACAGCATAATGTAGATATAAGCCCAAAAAGTTTTGCT GTTGGATTAAGAATTGAGCATCCCCAAGAATTGATAAACAGTATCCAA TACTCTGAATTGGCTGCTGAAGTACAGAAAGGACGTGGGCGGATACCTGTAGCAGATTACAAGATAGTGAAGTCTGTTGGTGAAGGAGATGCAGAGAATGATCTAGACGCAACCGAACAAAGTCGCAGTTGTTACTCGTTTTGCATGTGTCCTGGTGGACAG AAGTTTGAGATATGCCTGCAGGTAGTTCTAACTAGCACAAATCCATCAGAATTGTGCATCAATGGCATGTCATTCTCACGGCGTGCATCGAAGTGGGCAAACTCGGCTCTTGTGGTTACTGTATCATCTCATGATTTCAAATCATTTCAGTCCCATGGTCCTCTTGCAGGTGTTGAATTCCAG AGAGAATTTGAAAGAAGAGCAGCTATGATGGGTGGAGGGAATTTTGTTGTCCCTGCACAGTGTGTGACAGATTTTATCAGCAACAGATTGTCAG TTACAACTCTCCCACTATCAAGCTACAGGTTAGGAGTTCGGCCATCCAAACTCCATGAGCTATTCCCTCCTTACATAACTGAAGCTTTACAACAATCAATAATAATGATTGACAAAGAG ATGCCGGGATTTGTTTCTAAGGAGGCCCTACTTCATGGTGTTGAG ACTAGAACAAGCTCGCCCTTGCAAATTTCACGACATGGAGAGACATACGAAAGCACATCATTGCGAGGATTATATCCAATTGGGGAAGGTGCTGGCTATGCTGGGGGCATCTTAAGTGCTGCTGTGGATGGTATGTATTGTGGTTTTGCTTTAGCCAAACAGCTCTCTCTATTCCGTGGTGATATGGAGTCATCTCTCGGCAAAGCGCAAAAACAAACAGGTTTTGTAAAATATTGA
- the LOC133928879 gene encoding uncharacterized protein LOC133928879 isoform X2 — MLAAAGTASGLGFAPFSLLPSRPLRPNPSRGLLLAATASFPRSRRCGCGAVVRCAKRTGKRRYPSEKKLLERRHKELLRQAAPEEGSEGRESGYWRLSKLAVPARDDPGKDFAGVSLPLLQAIAKAIKFPVASMLPEEAFSVIRKSFDARKVLKEPQFVYTVDIDVKKLLDMEPRTWDFIARLEPKLGAIEYMPDEKLAADLISILNVNKKGSDDELGVSDIINNGSSCPSRKKPRVAVIGSGPSGLFASLVLGELGAEVTLLERGQPVEQRGRAIGALAVRRILQSESNFCFGEQGGAGTWSDGKLVTRIGRNTDGVQAVMKTLVHFGAPSNILVDGKPHLGTDKLVPLLRNFRHHLRELGVTIRFNARVDDLIVEDGQVKGIVVSESGLQPGAVKEKLSFDAVVLAVGHSARDTYSMLQQHNVDISPKSFAVGLRIEHPQELINSIQYSELAAEVQKGRGRIPVADYKIVKSVGEGDAENDLDATEQSRSCYSFCMCPGGQVVLTSTNPSELCINGMSFSRRASKWANSALVVTVSSHDFKSFQSHGPLAGVEFQREFERRAAMMGGGNFVVPAQCVTDFISNRLSVTTLPLSSYRLGVRPSKLHELFPPYITEALQQSIIMIDKEMPGFVSKEALLHGVETRTSSPLQISRHGETYESTSLRGLYPIGEGAGYAGGILSAAVDGMYCGFALAKQLSLFRGDMESSLGKAQKQTGFVKY, encoded by the exons ATGCTGGCTGCCGCCGGCACCGCCTCGGGTCTCGGGTTCGCACCCTTCTCCCTACTTCCTTCCCGCCCCCTgcgcccaaaccctagccgcggcctcctcctcgcaGCGACCGCCTCCTTCCCGCGGTCGCGCCGGTGCGGGTGCGGCGCCGTGGTGCGCTGCGCGAAGCGCACGGGGAAGCGGCGGTACCCGTCGGAGAAGAAGCTGCTGGAGCGGCGCCACAAGGAGCTGCTCCGCCAGGCCGCCCCCGAGGAGGGCAGCGAGGGGCGGGAGTCCGGGTACTGGCGGCTCTCCAAACTCGCCGTTCCCGCCCGCGACGACCCAGGCAAGGACTTCGCCGGCGTCTCCCTGCCGCTCCTCCAGGCCATCGCCAAAGCCATCAAGTTCCCG GTTGCTTCTATGCTGCCTGAAGAGGCCTTCTCTGTTATCCGCAAGTCATTTGATGCACGAAAG GTTTTGAAAGAACCTCAGTTTGTTTATACTGTTGATATAGATGTTAAGAAGCTTCTGGATATGGAGCCGAGGACATGGGATTTTATTGCTAGGTTGGAGCCCAAACTTGGAGCTATAGAATACATGCCTGACGAGAAGTTAGCAGCTGATCTGATTAGCATTCTCAATGTTAACAAGAAAGGTTCTGATGATGAACTGGGAGTCAGCGATATTATTAATAATGGTTCGTCCTGTCCTTCACGAAAGAAACCAAGGGTGGCAGTTATAGGAAGCGGACCATCTGGCTTGTTTGCTTCCCTTGTGCTAGGCGAACTTGGTGCAGAAGTTACCTTATTGGAGCGTGGTCAGCCTGTTGAACAAAGAGGGCGTGCCATTGGTGCACTAGCAGTAAGACGAATCCTCCAATCAGAGAGCAACTTTTGCTTCGGCGAG CAGGGTGGTGCAGGTACGTGGAGTGATGGGAAGCTTGTGACCCGGATAGGAAGAAACACTGATGGTGTTCAGGCT GTTATGAAAACATTAGTTCACTTTGGAGCCCCTTCAAACATTTTAGTTGATGGGAAACCTCACTTGGGTACCGATAAACTTGTTCCCCTGCTGCGCAATTTCAGGCACCACTTAAGAGAATTGGGT GTTACCATAAGATTTAATGCTAGAGTAGATGACCTTATAGTTGAAGATGGGCAGGTGAAAGGAATTGTGGTTTCTGAGTCAGGACTACAGCCAGGTGCTGTCAAGGAGAAACTATCATTTGATGCAGTTGTATTGGCAGTTGGTCACTCAGCTCGTGACACATATAGTATGCTTCAACAGCATAATGTAGATATAAGCCCAAAAAGTTTTGCT GTTGGATTAAGAATTGAGCATCCCCAAGAATTGATAAACAGTATCCAA TACTCTGAATTGGCTGCTGAAGTACAGAAAGGACGTGGGCGGATACCTGTAGCAGATTACAAGATAGTGAAGTCTGTTGGTGAAGGAGATGCAGAGAATGATCTAGACGCAACCGAACAAAGTCGCAGTTGTTACTCGTTTTGCATGTGTCCTGGTGGACAG GTAGTTCTAACTAGCACAAATCCATCAGAATTGTGCATCAATGGCATGTCATTCTCACGGCGTGCATCGAAGTGGGCAAACTCGGCTCTTGTGGTTACTGTATCATCTCATGATTTCAAATCATTTCAGTCCCATGGTCCTCTTGCAGGTGTTGAATTCCAG AGAGAATTTGAAAGAAGAGCAGCTATGATGGGTGGAGGGAATTTTGTTGTCCCTGCACAGTGTGTGACAGATTTTATCAGCAACAGATTGTCAG TTACAACTCTCCCACTATCAAGCTACAGGTTAGGAGTTCGGCCATCCAAACTCCATGAGCTATTCCCTCCTTACATAACTGAAGCTTTACAACAATCAATAATAATGATTGACAAAGAG ATGCCGGGATTTGTTTCTAAGGAGGCCCTACTTCATGGTGTTGAG ACTAGAACAAGCTCGCCCTTGCAAATTTCACGACATGGAGAGACATACGAAAGCACATCATTGCGAGGATTATATCCAATTGGGGAAGGTGCTGGCTATGCTGGGGGCATCTTAAGTGCTGCTGTGGATGGTATGTATTGTGGTTTTGCTTTAGCCAAACAGCTCTCTCTATTCCGTGGTGATATGGAGTCATCTCTCGGCAAAGCGCAAAAACAAACAGGTTTTGTAAAATATTGA
- the LOC133928879 gene encoding uncharacterized protein LOC133928879 isoform X3 gives MLAAAGTASGLGFAPFSLLPSRPLRPNPSRGLLLAATASFPRSRRCGCGAVVRCAKRTGKRRYPSEKKLLERRHKELLRQAAPEEGSEGRESGYWRLSKLAVPARDDPGKDFAGVSLPLLQAIAKAIKFPVASMLPEEAFSVIRKSFDARKVLKEPQFVYTVDIDVKKLLDMEPRTWDFIARLEPKLGAIEYMPDEKLAADLISILNVNKKGSDDELGVSDIINNGSSCPSRKKPRVAVIGSGPSGLFASLVLGELGAEVTLLERGQPVEQRGRAIGALAVRRILQSESNFCFGEGGAGTWSDGKLVTRIGRNTDGVQAVMKTLVHFGAPSNILVDGKPHLGTDKLVPLLRNFRHHLRELGVTIRFNARVDDLIVEDGQVKGIVVSESGLQPGAVKEKLSFDAVVLAVGHSARDTYSMLQQHNVDISPKSFAVGLRIEHPQELINSIQYSELAAEVQKGRGRIPVADYKIVKSVGEGDAENDLDATEQSRSCYSFCMCPGGQVVLTSTNPSELCINGMSFSRRASKWANSALVVTVSSHDFKSFQSHGPLAGVEFQREFERRAAMMGGGNFVVPAQCVTDFISNRLSVTTLPLSSYRLGVRPSKLHELFPPYITEALQQSIIMIDKEMPGFVSKEALLHGVETRTSSPLQISRHGETYESTSLRGLYPIGEGAGYAGGILSAAVDGMYCGFALAKQLSLFRGDMESSLGKAQKQTGFVKY, from the exons ATGCTGGCTGCCGCCGGCACCGCCTCGGGTCTCGGGTTCGCACCCTTCTCCCTACTTCCTTCCCGCCCCCTgcgcccaaaccctagccgcggcctcctcctcgcaGCGACCGCCTCCTTCCCGCGGTCGCGCCGGTGCGGGTGCGGCGCCGTGGTGCGCTGCGCGAAGCGCACGGGGAAGCGGCGGTACCCGTCGGAGAAGAAGCTGCTGGAGCGGCGCCACAAGGAGCTGCTCCGCCAGGCCGCCCCCGAGGAGGGCAGCGAGGGGCGGGAGTCCGGGTACTGGCGGCTCTCCAAACTCGCCGTTCCCGCCCGCGACGACCCAGGCAAGGACTTCGCCGGCGTCTCCCTGCCGCTCCTCCAGGCCATCGCCAAAGCCATCAAGTTCCCG GTTGCTTCTATGCTGCCTGAAGAGGCCTTCTCTGTTATCCGCAAGTCATTTGATGCACGAAAG GTTTTGAAAGAACCTCAGTTTGTTTATACTGTTGATATAGATGTTAAGAAGCTTCTGGATATGGAGCCGAGGACATGGGATTTTATTGCTAGGTTGGAGCCCAAACTTGGAGCTATAGAATACATGCCTGACGAGAAGTTAGCAGCTGATCTGATTAGCATTCTCAATGTTAACAAGAAAGGTTCTGATGATGAACTGGGAGTCAGCGATATTATTAATAATGGTTCGTCCTGTCCTTCACGAAAGAAACCAAGGGTGGCAGTTATAGGAAGCGGACCATCTGGCTTGTTTGCTTCCCTTGTGCTAGGCGAACTTGGTGCAGAAGTTACCTTATTGGAGCGTGGTCAGCCTGTTGAACAAAGAGGGCGTGCCATTGGTGCACTAGCAGTAAGACGAATCCTCCAATCAGAGAGCAACTTTTGCTTCGGCGAG GGTGGTGCAGGTACGTGGAGTGATGGGAAGCTTGTGACCCGGATAGGAAGAAACACTGATGGTGTTCAGGCT GTTATGAAAACATTAGTTCACTTTGGAGCCCCTTCAAACATTTTAGTTGATGGGAAACCTCACTTGGGTACCGATAAACTTGTTCCCCTGCTGCGCAATTTCAGGCACCACTTAAGAGAATTGGGT GTTACCATAAGATTTAATGCTAGAGTAGATGACCTTATAGTTGAAGATGGGCAGGTGAAAGGAATTGTGGTTTCTGAGTCAGGACTACAGCCAGGTGCTGTCAAGGAGAAACTATCATTTGATGCAGTTGTATTGGCAGTTGGTCACTCAGCTCGTGACACATATAGTATGCTTCAACAGCATAATGTAGATATAAGCCCAAAAAGTTTTGCT GTTGGATTAAGAATTGAGCATCCCCAAGAATTGATAAACAGTATCCAA TACTCTGAATTGGCTGCTGAAGTACAGAAAGGACGTGGGCGGATACCTGTAGCAGATTACAAGATAGTGAAGTCTGTTGGTGAAGGAGATGCAGAGAATGATCTAGACGCAACCGAACAAAGTCGCAGTTGTTACTCGTTTTGCATGTGTCCTGGTGGACAG GTAGTTCTAACTAGCACAAATCCATCAGAATTGTGCATCAATGGCATGTCATTCTCACGGCGTGCATCGAAGTGGGCAAACTCGGCTCTTGTGGTTACTGTATCATCTCATGATTTCAAATCATTTCAGTCCCATGGTCCTCTTGCAGGTGTTGAATTCCAG AGAGAATTTGAAAGAAGAGCAGCTATGATGGGTGGAGGGAATTTTGTTGTCCCTGCACAGTGTGTGACAGATTTTATCAGCAACAGATTGTCAG TTACAACTCTCCCACTATCAAGCTACAGGTTAGGAGTTCGGCCATCCAAACTCCATGAGCTATTCCCTCCTTACATAACTGAAGCTTTACAACAATCAATAATAATGATTGACAAAGAG ATGCCGGGATTTGTTTCTAAGGAGGCCCTACTTCATGGTGTTGAG ACTAGAACAAGCTCGCCCTTGCAAATTTCACGACATGGAGAGACATACGAAAGCACATCATTGCGAGGATTATATCCAATTGGGGAAGGTGCTGGCTATGCTGGGGGCATCTTAAGTGCTGCTGTGGATGGTATGTATTGTGGTTTTGCTTTAGCCAAACAGCTCTCTCTATTCCGTGGTGATATGGAGTCATCTCTCGGCAAAGCGCAAAAACAAACAGGTTTTGTAAAATATTGA